The Thermococcus peptonophilus genomic sequence TCATAGAATCCATTCAGCTGGCAGGTAAGATACTCCACAGGGAAAAGCGGGCAAAGGAACTCGTTGACTTCTTAAACTCCGTCCAGGAAGACCTGCAGAAGAGGGTGAAGGGTGAGAAGAGCCCAAGGGTTTACGTAGGTGGGATAGGTTACAAGGGCGCCCACGGAATAGAGAGCACCTACGGTGACTACGCCCCCTTTGAAGTGCTGAACCTCACCAACATAGCCTCTTCCCTCGGCCCCGGATGGAAGACCATTGACAAGGAGTGGCTCCTCAAGGAAGACCCGGACTACCTCTTCATCGACGAAGGTGGTTTAAAAATAATCCTCGACGATTACAGGAAGAACCCGGACTTCTACAGGGCACTGAGCGCCCTAAAAGAGGGCAGGGTGTACGGACTGCTCCCATTCAACTTCTACAACACCAACCTCGGAACGGCCATGGCGGACGCGTACTACGTTGGAAAGGTCCTCTACCCGGAGCGCTTCAGCGACGTCGACCCTGTAAAGAAAGCGGATGAAATCTACACTTTCCTCGTGGGAAAACCGGTCTATGAAACCCTCAAGGAACAGTTCGGCGGCTTCGGAAAGATAGACTTCGAGAACGGAACCGTTAAGTACTCACTCCCAACTTCACCGTGATGTCAATGGACTACGAGGGCTACATCACCAGAAAGTTCCTCATCGGCTTTCTTTTACTTATTCTTACAGTCCTGGTTAGCTTATACGCCCTCTCCCACGGTTCGTATTCACTGTCCACCATGGACGTCATAAACACGCTCTTTGGAAGGGAGGGTGGAAACGCCTACCTCATAGTCTGGAAGGTTCGCCTGCCGCGTATAGTTGCCGCCCTTCTCGTTGGTGCTTCCCTCGCCGTCTCCGGCGCGGTAATGCAGGGGTTCCTGAGAAACCCCCTGGCGAGTCCGTTCACTATGGGAGTCTCCCACGGGGCTATGTTCGGTGCATCTCTCGCTATAATCCTCGGTGCCGGCTATGCAGAGAGCACCGGTAGAATCTCGCTCGACAACCCGTATGCGGTTGTCCTGTTCGCGTTCGCTGGCGCCATGGTTGCTGTGGGTGTGATTCTCTTACTGGCGAAGCTCAAGGGACTTTCCCCAGAGGCAATAATCCTCGCTGGAGTGGCCATGAGCTCCCTCTTCGTGGCACTAACGACCTTCATCCAGTACTTTGCGGATGAACTCCAGCTAGCGGCGATGGTCTACTGGAGCTTCGGCGACCTTGGAAGGGCAACCTGGCGGGAGGACGTTATACTGCTCTTGGTCTTTGTGCCCGTGTTTGTTTACTTCGTCGTGAAAAGGTGGGATTTGAACGCTTCCGCGGTTGGAGAGGAAGTGGCCAAAAGCGTTGGTGTGGAAGTCGAAAGGGTTCGCCTTGTGTCAACTTTCCTCGCCGCCCTGATAACGGCTGTCAGTGTGGCCTTCGTTGGGGTTATAGGGTTTGTTGGCTTGATAGCTCCACATCTTATCCGGCTCATAGCGGGAGGAGACTACAGGTTTCTGATACCACTCTCGGCCCTCGCAGGTGCTCTACTGCTCGTCACGGCCGACACCGTTGCGAGGCTTGTACTCGCCCCCACTGTACTCCCCGTTGGGATAGTGACATCATTCCTTGGAGCTCCGGCCTTCATATACCTCCTCGTGAGGATGGAGGGACGAAGATGACCGCTGTTGAGGCCAGAAACCTTCACTACTCCTACAACGGCACTAAAGTCCTGAAGGACATCAACCTGAAGATTGAAGATGGGGAGTTTGTCGCGATACTCGGCCCGAACGGCGCCGGGAAGAGCACCCTATTGAAGTGCCTCTCCGGAATTCTCAGGTGCAATGGGGTTTATATCTCAGGACGGCCAATTGAGAAGTACTCTAGGAATGAACTAGCGAGGCTTATAGCCTATGTCCCGCAGAGGACTGAGCCGGGTTTTATGACCGTGTTCGATACCGTTCTGCTTGGTAGAAGACCCTACATGGGATTGAGGCCCTCAAAGAGGGATATAGATGCCGTTAAAAACTCACTGAAAAAGCTGGGGATAGAACATCTTGCCCTAAGGAGCACTAGGGAGTTGAGTGG encodes the following:
- a CDS encoding iron ABC transporter substrate-binding protein, whose protein sequence is MRRLAAVLLVLFVVLAGGCVGTSSSNGTEKASQQYITVTDSLGRTVQVPVNVQKVVAIGPGALRLIVYLNASDMVVGVEDFEKKYSYGRPYIIAHPELKNLPSIGPGGPGKLPNLEALTNVSPDVIIAVFISREQADEIQEKTGIPVVVLSYGARGGMKGFNDPKLIESIQLAGKILHREKRAKELVDFLNSVQEDLQKRVKGEKSPRVYVGGIGYKGAHGIESTYGDYAPFEVLNLTNIASSLGPGWKTIDKEWLLKEDPDYLFIDEGGLKIILDDYRKNPDFYRALSALKEGRVYGLLPFNFYNTNLGTAMADAYYVGKVLYPERFSDVDPVKKADEIYTFLVGKPVYETLKEQFGGFGKIDFENGTVKYSLPTSP
- a CDS encoding FecCD family ABC transporter permease produces the protein MDYEGYITRKFLIGFLLLILTVLVSLYALSHGSYSLSTMDVINTLFGREGGNAYLIVWKVRLPRIVAALLVGASLAVSGAVMQGFLRNPLASPFTMGVSHGAMFGASLAIILGAGYAESTGRISLDNPYAVVLFAFAGAMVAVGVILLLAKLKGLSPEAIILAGVAMSSLFVALTTFIQYFADELQLAAMVYWSFGDLGRATWREDVILLLVFVPVFVYFVVKRWDLNASAVGEEVAKSVGVEVERVRLVSTFLAALITAVSVAFVGVIGFVGLIAPHLIRLIAGGDYRFLIPLSALAGALLLVTADTVARLVLAPTVLPVGIVTSFLGAPAFIYLLVRMEGRR
- a CDS encoding ABC transporter ATP-binding protein, which gives rise to MTAVEARNLHYSYNGTKVLKDINLKIEDGEFVAILGPNGAGKSTLLKCLSGILRCNGVYISGRPIEKYSRNELARLIAYVPQRTEPGFMTVFDTVLLGRRPYMGLRPSKRDIDAVKNSLKKLGIEHLALRSTRELSGGELQKVGIARALAQEPEIFMFDEPTNNLDIRSQLEVMKLARELSSEGKTVIMVMHEINLALRFAERFVFIFNGRVVADGGRDILRPALFREVYGTDVEIGEVRGIPVVVPL